One genomic segment of Helianthus annuus cultivar XRQ/B chromosome 14, HanXRQr2.0-SUNRISE, whole genome shotgun sequence includes these proteins:
- the LOC110906637 gene encoding NDR1/HIN1-like protein 1: MTDHTPPVTGYPAPPPPNGYAHPYPAPNGHPHPYQPNHYFNVAGPPPYPNHQRATFLRRIFTVFIGTIIIIGTIFFIIWLVLRPQLPQFRVQTLTLTNFTVSSNSMISGTWTAGLTVRNPNTKITLHYFDIQAAVFYKSSSIAVTNLSPLVQGKKNETSVRATLVAVSDYFDGWKGIDRDRGRGMVEFNLRMVGRVGFKASGWWTRRRVLRVYCPGLGVRVEANGTGGLLSGGGKACGVGV, encoded by the coding sequence ATGACAGATCACACCCCGCCCGTCACCGGCTATCCTGCGCCCCCTCCTCCCAACGGTTACGCCCACCCTTATCCTGCACCCAACGGTCACCCCCACCCTTATCAACCAAATCACTACTTCAACGTCGCCGGACCCCCACCCTACCCCAACCACCAACGCGCCACCTTCCTCCGCCGCATCTTCACCGTCTTCATcggaacaatcatcatcatcggCACAATCTTCTTCATCATATGGCTCGTTCTCCGTCCACAACTCCCACAATTCCGAgtccaaaccctaaccctaactaACTTCACCGTATCTTCTAACTCCATGATCTCCGGCACCTGGACCGCCGGATTAACCGTCCGTAACCCTAACACCAAAATCACTCTCCACTATTTCGATATCCAAGCTGCCGTGTTCTACAAGTCAAGCTCGATTGCGGTGACTAACTTGTCCCCGTTGGTGCAGGGGAAGAAGAATGAGACGAGTGTTAGAGCGACTCTCGTTGCAGTTTCGGATTATTTTGATGGTTGGAAGGGGATTGATAGGGATAGGGGGAGGGGGATGGTGGAGTTTAATTTGAGGATGGTGGGTAGGGTTGGGTTTAAGGCGAGTGGGTGGTGGACGAGGCGGAGGGTTTTGAGGGTTTATTGTCCGGGTTTAGGGGTTAGGGTTGAGGCGAATGGGACGGGTGGGTTGTTGAGTGGTGGAGGGAAGGCGTGTGGGGTTGGTGTGTGA